The proteins below come from a single Argentina anserina chromosome 1, drPotAnse1.1, whole genome shotgun sequence genomic window:
- the LOC126795187 gene encoding glutamate dehydrogenase 1, whose product MNALAATNRNFKLAARLLGLDSKLEQSLLIPFREIKVECTIPKDDGSLASYVGFRIQHDNARGPMKGGIRYHPEVEPDEVNALAQLMTWKTAVANIPYGGAKGGIGCDPGELSVSELERLTRVFTQKIHDLIGIHTDVPAPDMGTGPQTMAWILDEYSKFHGYSPAVVTGKPTDLGGSLGRDAATGRGVLFATEALLNEHGKTISGQRFVIQGFGNVGSWAAQLIHEKGGKIVAVSDISGAIKNSQGLDIPSLLKHVKEQRGVKGFHGGELIQDSNSILAEDCDILIPAALGGVINRENANDIKAKFIIEAANHPTDPEADEILSKKGVVILPDIYANSGGVTVSYFEWVQNIQGFLWDEEKVNNELRTYMTKGFKNVKEMCKTHNCDLRMGAFTLGVNRVARATVLRGWEA is encoded by the exons ATGAATGCGTTAGCGGCAACAAACAGAAACTTTAAGTTGGCTGCTCGGCTTTTGGGATTGGACTCGAAGCTTGAACAAAGTTTACTGATACCATTTAGGGAAATCAAGGTGGAGTGTACTATTCCCAAAGATGATGGCAGTTTGGCTTCATATGTTGGCTTCAGAATTCAACATGACAATGCCAGAGGCCCCATGAAGGGAGGCATCAGATACCACCCGGAGGTTGAGCCAGACGAGGTGAATGCTTTAGCACAGCTGATGACATGGAAGACGGCGGTGGCTAACATCCCCTATGGTGGTGCCAAAGGTGGGATAGGATGTGATCCAGGGGAGCTCAGTGTTTCAGAGCTTGAAAGACTCACCAGAGTTTTCACCCAAAAGATTCATGATCTTATTGGAATCCACACTGATGTTCCGGCACCAGATATGGGCACCGGTCCGCAGACAATGGCTTGGATACTTGATGAGTACTCCAAATTCCATGGCTACTCACCTGCAgttgtcactggaaagcctaCT gatctTGGTGGATCATTGGGAAGAGATGCAGCCACCGGAAGAGGAGTACTTTTTGCAACAGAGGCATTGCTGAATGAGCATGGGAAGACAATCTCCGGACAACGCTTTGTTATACAG GGATTTGGGAATGTGGGATCATGGGCTGCCCAACTCATTCATGAGAAAGGTGGGAAAATAGTTGCAGTGAGTGACATCAGTGGAGCTATAAAGAACAGCCAAGGACTTGACATTCCAAGCCTGCTCAAGCATGTCAAGGAACAAAGAGGTGTCAAGGGCTTCCATGGCGGGGAGTTGATACAAGATTCCAACTCAATTTTAGCTGAAGACTGTGACATTCTCATTCCTGCAGCACTTGGAGGTGTCATCAACAG GGAAAATGCAAATGACATTAAAGCCAAATTCATAATTGAAGCAGCTAATCATCCCACTGACCCTGAAGCCGATGAG ATCTTGTCAAAGAAAGGTGTTGTTATTCTTCCTGATATTTATGCAAACTCTGGAGGAGTCACTGTTAGTTACTTCGAGTGGGTGCAG AACATCCAAGGTTTCCTGTGGGATGAAGAAAAGGTGAATAATGAGCTGAGGACTTACATGACTAAAGGCTTCAAAAATGTCAAGGAGATGTGCAAGACCCACAACTGTGATCTCCGGATGGGAGCCTTTACTCTCGGAGTTAATCGCGTCGCACGGGCCACTGTCCTCAGAGGGTGGGAAGCATAA